Genomic window (Pirellulales bacterium):
TGACGAACCTTAACGACAGCGGCGTCGGCAGTTTGCGGTACGGGCTCGAGAACTCTCCGTCGGCCGGGCGCACGATCGTGTTCGACGTCGGCGGGTGGATCCAACTCAACAGCAAGCTGGGGCTCACCCGCAATCGCATCACGATCGCCGGACACACGGCGCCCGGGGGGATCGGCGTCCGGGGGGCGCAGTTTTCCGTCGGCGGGGACGACGTGGTCATTCGCCACATGCGATTTCGCCCCGGCAAGGCCGCCGGCAGCGACCACGACTCGATCAACACCAACGAAAACGCCCAGCGCGTCATCTACGACCACATCTCGGCCGAGTTCAGCACCGACGGCGGGTTCGACCTGCAAGCGGATCAGGTGACCTTGCAATACAGTTCGGTGTCGTTCGGGCTATTGACCCATTCGACCGGCGGGCTGATTCAATCCCCCTCCGGCGGGGCCGCGGGGAAGCTGTCGTTTCATCACAACATGTTCGCCCACAACCAAACGCGCAATCCCAAGGCCCGTTCCGAGTTGATCGATTGGCGCGACAACGTCATCTACAACTACCATAACGGGTTTCTCGCCGGCGAGTCGGAGACCGACGTCAACCCGAACTGGCGGGCGAACTTCGACGGCAACACTTACATCTCGAACGTCGGCGGCAACGCCGGCAGCGGCGGCCGGCCGATGATGACCGGCGGCCGGACCCAGAACTACGACCTGTGGTACGGCGTGAACGCCCTGGACCGCGACAGCGACGCGCAAGACGACCCGATCGTGTACGCCCGCGCCCAGGCGCAGGCCAACCAGCAGATCGTCAGCAGCGCCTACAACTGGTTCGCCGATCCGTTTGACGTCGGCGTCGCCGAGGTGTGGCAGAACGGCAGTCCCGGGGCGGCGTACACGCGCGTGCTCGAGGAGTTCGGCGCGACGCCCTGGGCGCGCGACGCGGTCAATCAACTGATCCACGATCAAGTGCTCAGCCGCACCGGCGTGCGGATCACCCGCGAGAGCGACCTGGGCCTCCCCAACGCCGGGTATCCGAATCTCAACCCGCTCAATCTGTCGGCCCCGCTCGATTCCGACGGCGACGGCATCCCCGACGCCTGGGAGATCAAGCACGGACTCAATCCGTTGGTCGCCAGCAACAACGGCGACTTCGACGGGGACGGCTACACGAACCTGGAGGAGTACCTCAACGATCTCGGGGCCTTCAAGGCGATCGGGCCCCTCGAGTTCGACGGCACGGGCCGCTACGCCGACTGGGGCAACTGGACCCGCCGTTGGGAGCCGTCGCGGCTTGACGACGTTTACATCCCGACCGGCACGGCCGTGGTCGACGCCGTCGGTCAGAAGGCGGGGCTCTTGCGGGTCGGCTCCAAGGCGGGCGACGCGGGCGCGCTGGCCGTCACGAGCGGGTGGATTGAGATCACTTCGGACTTGCAAGTGGGAGTTAGCGGCAGCGGCGTCGTCAACCAGACGGGCGGCGAGGTCCGCGTCCTCACGGGGGGCGTCTCGCTCACGGGGGGAAACTACAACCTCTCCGGCGGCTCGCTCGTCGCGCCGCAGGTGACGCAGTCTCCCGCGGGGAGCCTCAATCTCACTGGCGGTCGCCTGAGCGCCGGAACGATTCACGGCGACGTCGTCAACAACGGCTCGACGATCGCCCCCGGGGCGAGCCTGGGGTTGACCACCGTCAACGGCAATCTCACTCTCGCCAGCGGCCGTCTGGAAATCGAAATCGCCGGCACGGGCCTCGGGCAGTTCGATCGCATCGCCGTGACGGGCGCCCTCGCCGCCGGCGGCGTTCTCGACGTCAACTTCCTTGGCGGCTTCTCGCCGCAGGCGGGCGCATCGTTCGACCTCCTCGACTTCGCCAGCGCCAGTGGAGCCTTCACCCTCGACTTGCCCGCGCTGGCCCCGGGGTTGGCGTGGAACAGCTCGGCTTTGCTCGCCACGGGAGTCCTCTCCGTACAGGCCGCCGCCCTGGAACCGGCGGACTTCGACCAGAACGGCGTCATCAACGGGGTCGATCTCGGCGTGTGGCGCGCCGGATTCGGCGCCACCGGGCAGACGAGCAACAGCGCCGGCGACGCCAACGGCGACGGACGCGTCGACGGCGCCGATTTTCTTGTCTGGCAACGGGCGCTGGGCTCGGGCAGCTTCGCCGCGGCCGTCCCCGAACTGGCCGGCGACGTGCTGGCGGCCCTCGGCGGCGCCGTCGGGCTCCTCGTTCGCGGTTGGTTGACGACGCGCACGAGTCGCCCGAGCGCGTCGCTCACGCCTTGACGCCGTCAAGGGGCAGCGTGAATTGCTGCTGGTCGTCGGTCTTGAACGCACGGGTCGAGGGGCTGTAGGTCCGCACCAGGATCGACTTGTCGTCCGGCGGGAACTCCAGCAGCCGCAGATATCCCTCGCCGCCGTCGGCGCGATTCTGGTAGTTGGCGAGCAGTTGGTGGACCAAGTTGCCCCCGTCCCCTCGGCTGGCCAGCCGGCCGGCGCCGTCTTCGAGCACATGGCCGTTGAGCGTCAACAGAAAGTTCGCTCGACGACGCACGAGCCGCTGCCACAATTGCTCGCCGTCGTGACACCCGCCGCTCTTGCAGTTGCCGTAGACGTGCGGGTTCCAGTGCTGCGCGGTCCCTTTCGCCTGCCAGTCGTACCGCGTGTCGTCGTAGTACAAGTAAGCGTGCGTCGCGAGGATCAGTCGACAGTCGCCGTGCTTGTCGGCGACGTCGTTGGCCCAGGCGACCGTCGCCTCGCGCGGTCCCCATTCCAGCGCGAGAACGAGGTGCCGCCGCCCCCCCGCCTCGAAGACGTGGTAGCTGTTTTCCAGGCGTCCGGGCTCCATGACCCCGCCGAACGTCGGCCACCGAGCGCAGGCCTCGGCGGCAAAGTAGTCGTTGAGCAGCGTCGTCCGATCGTTGGCTGAACCCCCTTGTCCGTAATCGTGATTGCCGGGCGACAGCGAGTAAGGGACGACGCCGTCCAGAAGTTGCATGGCCGCTTGGGCGACCTTCCACTGTTCGTGGAGGTTGTCGTTGACGATGTCCCCCTCGTGAATCACGTACTTGATGTTCAGCCGCTCGGCGTTCTCGGCGATCCACCGGGTTTGATTGAAGAAGTGCCGATGCCACTCGGGCCGCGTCGTGTAGATCTGCGTGTCCGGCAACACGGCCAGCATGAACGAATCGGGATGCGTAAGCTCGACGGTCTCGCCGCGATCCGCCGCGTCGGACTCGCCGCGACAGATTCCGCCGACCAGCGGGGCCGCCAGAGGGACGGTCGCCGCGTAGCCGAGAAAGCGCCTGCGATTCATGGTCGTTTCTCCGTCGTTGCGAGTATTCGAACCAAGACGAAACGCCCGACCTGCGGTCGCAACTCGACGACGGCCATTCTGGCGCGGCGGCCGGTCGACGCCAATCGCTGTTCGACGACGTCGAGTCGCGAGCGAGCCGGTCTTATTCGCCCGGCGCTTGCTTTTCCGTCGGCCGGGGCACCTTGATTTCAATCGGCAGGACGTCGGTCGAGACGACCAGCGGCGTGGTCGACGCGTGGGCGTAATCCTTGGGAACGAGCAGCTTACCCTGGGCGTCGGTCGCGTAGTAAATGGCGACTTTGTGTTTTCCCGGGATGAGGCCGTCGCCGGGGCGGTAACTGGTGGCGCTCGAAAAGTCGCCCGCAGCGTTGACCACGGCCTCGGCCGGCCGCGGATGGGCGCCGTTCCGCGGTTCGACGTCCTGAACGGCAAACCCCAGGCGAATGCCGCTGGCGGGGATCGGCTGCCCGTCCTCGTAAGTCAGCCGACCGCTGACCGGGATGTATTGGAACGGCGCCTGGGGACCGCAGCCCAGGGCGGCCAGAACGCACACAAGACTCAAACGATGCATCACGCCTTCCAGACGAGTAGCGGGGCGGAGCGCGGAGCGGCTCACGATCAGGGGACTTCGAACGTCATGCCGTCGGCGGAGATGTTCAGCCGCTGCCAAACTCCCAACGAGCTGGGGGACGGGGGGGCCGTTCTGCCGACGAAGGCTTCGTACACGATCGGCCCCGAGTCGACGAAGTCAGTGATGAAGCGTACGCTTGCGTCGGCCAATGCGACGAAAGCCCCGCCCACGTGGACGCTGCGAATCACCGACTGGCCGCTGTCGACGGAGGCGGCGTCCATGCATTCGTTGATCAAAGTCGCGGCGCCCAGCTCGTCTTTCACGGCCTGGATTCCGTACGTGTCGTCGACGCCGGTCTTGCAGTCGTTGGGCTGAGTGGCGCCGTTCCAAGCATGCCGGCAGTGGAAATTCGAGCCGCACATTCCCATCGCCCAGACGCCGCGGCGGTCGAATCGGTGCAAGCCGACGCGCATTTCGCCGAGCATGATCGTGTTGGTGGTCCCGTCGGAGATCCGCCTCAGGCTCCACTTGGTCGTCGTCGGGCTGGAGACGATTCCCATGCCGACGTTGAAGTCGATCATCGTCGGCAGATCGTTCCCGCCGGAGCCCGCCCGCACGCCGGCGGCCTGCCGGTTCAGGTCCGAGTTCGGCCAGAACTGGAAGCCGTTGAGTCCGTAGTTGCCCCGGGCCCAATTCGTCCCTTCGATCGCGCCCTCGAACGGTTCGTTGAACCCCGCGTCGCTCGGGCATCGCATCACCGCCAGCGGCGTGCCGCGCGGCACGGCGTTCACCGCGTCCGAAAGGCGGGTCGTCGCGTTGATCATGAACGAGTCGAACAGGGCCTGTTGCTCCAGGTACGGCAAGACGTCGACGGCCCAGGAGCCGAAGAGCCGCTGCGGATAGAGGGGCTCCATCGCCAAGTCAGGCAACGTCACCGGCGGAGGGAGATGCCCCTTGGCGTCGTTGAAATGGACGACCGCCAGGGCGACGTTCTTCAAGTTGACCATGCACTGGGAACGCCGCGCCGCCTCGCGGGCCGATTGAATCGCCGGCAGGAGCAACGCCACCAGCGTGCCGATGATCGCGATGACGACCAGCAGTTCCACAAGCGTAAATCCGGCACGCTTCTTTCTCGACCCACGGCAGGTCATGATCGGCGTCCTCGCAGTCCGTTGATTTGTTGGGTCCGTCGTTTTCATGCCGGCAAGCAGCCAGGCCGACCTCCACGGAACATCGCCGTGGGAGCCGACTCGTCATTGTCGGCGTCGCTTGCGTCGCGCGAGGATCGCCGCCGTCCCCGCGGCGGCGATCGCCCAGGCGCTCGGCTCAGGCACGGCAGACGCCGCTGCGACCGACAGGGCGCTGTTGCCGAATTGGCGTTGCCAGACGAGGAAGTCGCTGCCGTTAGTCAGGAGATCGTCGTCGGCGTCGCCCGCGCCGGTCGTTCCGTACGCGCTCTGCCAAATCGCCAAGTCGTCGCCGTCGACGGCCAGGTCTCCGTTGAAGTCGGCGTCCAGCGCGATGCGGGTCAGCAAGCGAAAGTTGTCGATCTGATAGACGGCGCCCGCGTCAGTGCTGGTGCTAATGCCGATTTCCAGCTCCGTCGTTCCCACAAGCAATCCGTCGACGGCAAGGTTCTTCGTGCCTCCGCCCGGGGCCTCGTTGAACGCCGAGAGGGGGATCTGCATCGTTCGCCGCGTGCCGGGGAGAGCGCCGTTGATGTTGAAGTTCGGCGCGGCCGCTTGGTAGAACGCTCCCGTGCTGTCGGCAAAATGGACGGCGAAATTCGTAAACGAGGGATTGAGCGGAAACTGATCCTCGTACGTAACGTCGAACGCCACGAACTCGGCGCCGTTGATCTTTGCGACCAAGTCGTCAATCTGACCTTGAACTCCCGGCGTCAGCGTTTCGGACAGGCCGAACTGGCTTCCCCAGGTGAATCCGCTCGGCAACGATCGCCGGTCGATCTGCAACGCGTACGAGCCGTCGCTGGCTCCGGTCGTCGTGATCGAATGGACGTGTCCTGGCTGCAGCGTCGCGCCCGGGGGAGGCGAAGGAACGTCGACGGTCGTCACCCACCCCTCAAAGCGTTCGTCGACCCCAGGGGTCGCGGGATTGTCGGGCGTTTCCCAGGAGAACAACGTGTCGGACTTGTAGGTCGGCACGCCGAGCATGCGAAAGTTGTCAAACGCGTAGCTCAGGGAACCGGTGACGCCGCTGCTCGACTGAAACCCGAAGCTGAAGAAGGTCGAGGCGTTGGAGAGCGTCAGTCCGCGGGGAGTTCCCTCGGGCGTGGCGGCCAAATCGGCGCCCATGGGAATCACGGCGCGATACGTCCCTCCCCCCAGCGAGGTCAAGGTCACCCCGTCTTCAAGAGACGACACGTCCAAGGACGGATACGTGGAGCCGACGTTGCCCACGATGAACCGCCCCGTCCCGTATTGCCGAAAACCGCCTCCCCCGGCCGTGCTGCTGTTGACCCACACGCCGATCTGCAAGTAGGGGTTCGTTTCGGCGTTCGTGACGCCAGACAGGTCGGGCGTGAAGTCGAATTGGATCTTAGGATGCTTGCCTTGCGCGATCATCGCGGCGGCTTGCTGGAAAACGAGGAACGTCTCCTGAAAGCCCGCGGTTGCGGAATTGAAGGTGGGAACGATTGCGATATTGTTGACGAAGCCGCCCGGAATATTGCCGACCAGCAGCGCGTGCGACCCGTCGGTCGCGCCGACGGTCGTCTGAGACAAGGTCACTCCCGCGACCGTGTTCGCGGTCCAGCCGTCCGTGCCGTCTTCAAAGGACCACAGAACGACGCCGTGGGCGACGCCGGAGACGCTTGCGCCGCAAACCGCCAGGACGATCGTTGCGAGGCCAAACGTGCGCCGCCGGAGACTCATGGCCTCTCGTCGCTGTGCTTTCTTGCCCTCTCGCATCACGGTGATTCCTCTGTTCGTGTTGGGCGATCGATGGGGGAGACGTCGGAGGACGAGTCGACTGTCCGGCGGGAGCATGCAACATCGCTCGGGCAGGCGACGTTGAACGGCAAACAGCGTCTCGTCGACGAGGAATGAATCGAATCTTGCGCCGACGTTGGCGGGAGTTCCGCGAACGTCGGCGCTCGGCGATTCGACGAGCTCGAACGGGACGTCTGGCTCAGGCCTGGAACCGACGCCGCACGATCGCGATCCCGGCCAGCGACGCGAACGTCAAGACCAGTGCGCTCGGTTCGGGGATGTTGTTGAATTGAATGTTGTCGATGGCGACGTCCACCGTGCCTTGCCAACCGCCGTTGGTCTGAAACGCCAGGGTGTAGAACGTCGACGCGGGGCTGAGCGACAGCGACTTGCCGATGCCGGTCGGGATTTCGAAACGATATTGGTTCGGCCCGAGCGTCGTCATCGTGACGCCGTCGTTGGTCGCCGCGACGCCGAGACCGAGCGGGGAGTTCGTGTTGCCGGTGACGAAGGCGCCCGTTCCATACTGCCGAAATCCGCCGACGGAGCCGACCGTATTGCTGTTGAACAGCGGGCTGATTTGGAAAAACCCGTTGGCCGTCACGTTCGAGAAGTCGAAGGTCAGGTCGAACTGGAGCGTCGGGTGGAGTCCCGCCGCCATCGCCGACCCGGCTTGG
Coding sequences:
- a CDS encoding metallophosphoesterase, encoding MNRRRFLGYAATVPLAAPLVGGICRGESDAADRGETVELTHPDSFMLAVLPDTQIYTTRPEWHRHFFNQTRWIAENAERLNIKYVIHEGDIVNDNLHEQWKVAQAAMQLLDGVVPYSLSPGNHDYGQGGSANDRTTLLNDYFAAEACARWPTFGGVMEPGRLENSYHVFEAGGRRHLVLALEWGPREATVAWANDVADKHGDCRLILATHAYLYYDDTRYDWQAKGTAQHWNPHVYGNCKSGGCHDGEQLWQRLVRRRANFLLTLNGHVLEDGAGRLASRGDGGNLVHQLLANYQNRADGGEGYLRLLEFPPDDKSILVRTYSPSTRAFKTDDQQQFTLPLDGVKA
- a CDS encoding DUF1559 domain-containing protein, whose amino-acid sequence is MTCRGSRKKRAGFTLVELLVVIAIIGTLVALLLPAIQSAREAARRSQCMVNLKNVALAVVHFNDAKGHLPPPVTLPDLAMEPLYPQRLFGSWAVDVLPYLEQQALFDSFMINATTRLSDAVNAVPRGTPLAVMRCPSDAGFNEPFEGAIEGTNWARGNYGLNGFQFWPNSDLNRQAAGVRAGSGGNDLPTMIDFNVGMGIVSSPTTTKWSLRRISDGTTNTIMLGEMRVGLHRFDRRGVWAMGMCGSNFHCRHAWNGATQPNDCKTGVDDTYGIQAVKDELGAATLINECMDAASVDSGQSVIRSVHVGGAFVALADASVRFITDFVDSGPIVYEAFVGRTAPPSPSSLGVWQRLNISADGMTFEVP
- a CDS encoding PEP-CTERM sorting domain-containing protein (PEP-CTERM proteins occur, often in large numbers, in the proteomes of bacteria that also encode an exosortase, a predicted intramembrane cysteine proteinase. The presence of a PEP-CTERM domain at a protein's C-terminus predicts cleavage within the sorting domain, followed by covalent anchoring to some some component of the (usually Gram-negative) cell surface. Many PEP-CTERM proteins exhibit an unusual sequence composition that includes large numbers of potential glycosylation sites. Expression of one such protein has been shown restore the ability of a bacterium to form floc, a type of biofilm.), with translation MKLWFGGNSAIRSALTAWAIGCLPFSASGALIASFETGLEGWFATAGVATTTTSAFGATGGTQALLIDNLTPGTKQYPARTPQFNAATAEFTAVYPIFSQAGSAMAAGLHPTLQFDLTFDFSNVTANGFFQISPLFNSNTVGSVGGFRQYGTGAFVTGNTNSPLGLGVAATNDGVTMTTLGPNQYRFEIPTGIGKSLSLSPASTFYTLAFQTNGGWQGTVDVAIDNIQFNNIPEPSALVLTFASLAGIAIVRRRFQA